A part of Acidimicrobiia bacterium genomic DNA contains:
- the aroC gene encoding chorismate synthase — translation MRFLTAGESHGPALTVIVEGLPAGLPILVEDVASELARRRLGYGRGPRMRFERDDVEINGGVRHGRTLGSPVSMVIHNTEWPKWQEEMSAAPGVTAKPLRQPRPGHADLVGMQKYGFDDARDVLERASARETAARVAAGALAKALLAQLGTSVLSHVIQLGAVRAPGEPRPTPDDLERVDDSSVRCFDPEAEDEMVAAVKAAAKVGDSLGGVVEVLGYGVPPGLGSHVHWDRKIDGLLAQALMSIQAMKGVEIGDGFAVSGLPGSQAHDEILWDADAREYRRASDRAGGTEGGMTTGELLVARVAMKPLATLNRPVLRTVDTETKAETVSFKERTDVTAVPAAGVVAETMVALVLANEAMRKFGGDSLDELLRNHRGYLASLRES, via the coding sequence CTGCGCTTCCTGACCGCCGGCGAGTCGCACGGCCCCGCGCTGACGGTCATCGTCGAGGGCCTGCCCGCGGGCCTGCCGATCCTCGTCGAGGACGTCGCGTCCGAGCTCGCCCGTCGGCGTCTGGGCTACGGGCGCGGTCCGCGCATGCGCTTCGAGCGCGACGACGTCGAGATCAACGGCGGCGTCCGCCACGGCCGCACCCTCGGGTCGCCGGTGTCGATGGTCATCCACAACACCGAGTGGCCGAAGTGGCAGGAGGAGATGTCGGCCGCGCCCGGCGTCACCGCGAAGCCGTTGCGCCAGCCCCGGCCGGGCCATGCGGATCTCGTCGGCATGCAGAAGTACGGGTTCGACGACGCGCGCGACGTGCTCGAGCGCGCGAGCGCGCGCGAGACCGCGGCGCGCGTCGCGGCCGGTGCGCTCGCGAAGGCCTTGCTCGCGCAGCTCGGCACGTCGGTCCTCAGCCACGTGATCCAGCTCGGCGCGGTGCGCGCACCGGGCGAGCCCCGCCCGACGCCGGACGACCTCGAGCGCGTCGACGACTCGTCCGTGCGGTGCTTCGACCCGGAGGCCGAGGACGAGATGGTGGCCGCGGTGAAGGCGGCCGCGAAGGTCGGTGACTCGCTCGGTGGCGTGGTGGAGGTGCTCGGCTACGGCGTGCCGCCCGGTCTCGGGTCGCACGTCCACTGGGACCGCAAGATCGACGGGCTCCTCGCGCAGGCGCTCATGAGCATCCAGGCGATGAAGGGCGTCGAGATCGGCGACGGGTTCGCGGTGTCCGGTCTGCCCGGCAGCCAGGCGCACGACGAGATCCTGTGGGACGCGGACGCGCGCGAGTACCGGCGCGCGTCGGACCGCGCGGGTGGCACGGAGGGCGGGATGACCACCGGGGAGCTGCTCGTCGCCCGGGTCGCGATGAAGCCGCTCGCGACGTTGAACCGTCCGGTGCTGCGCACGGTCGACACCGAGACGAAGGCCGAGACGGTGTCCTTCAAGGAGCGCACCGACGTGACCGCGGTGCCCGCGGCGGGTGTCGTCGCCGAGACGATGGTCGCGCTCGTGCTCGCGAACGAGGCGATGCGGAAGTTCGGTGGCGACTCGCTCGACGAGCTGCTCCGCAACCACCGCGGGTACCTGGCGTCGCTGCGCGAGTCCTGA
- a CDS encoding shikimate kinase, whose translation MSISRGPHLVLIGLMGVGKSTVGRRCATALDRPFVDTDELVETIARMPVPTLFATRGEAHFRALESRVLEDACASPVPAVIACGGGAVVDAKNRRRLERAGLVVWLQAPPAVLTERVGRGDGRPLLAGPAGARPRPPQVTATLERLALLRESAYADAADAVVDTVGRNPAEVADVVLRVYRATVP comes from the coding sequence GTGAGCATCTCGCGTGGCCCGCACCTCGTGCTGATCGGGTTGATGGGTGTCGGGAAGTCGACCGTCGGGCGTCGCTGCGCGACCGCGCTCGACCGGCCCTTCGTCGACACGGACGAGCTCGTCGAGACGATCGCGCGCATGCCCGTCCCGACGTTGTTCGCGACGCGCGGCGAGGCGCACTTCCGCGCGCTCGAGAGCCGCGTGCTCGAGGACGCGTGCGCGTCGCCCGTCCCCGCGGTGATCGCGTGCGGCGGCGGTGCCGTGGTCGACGCGAAGAACCGTCGCCGGCTCGAGCGCGCCGGGCTCGTCGTGTGGCTGCAGGCGCCGCCCGCGGTCCTGACCGAGCGCGTCGGTCGCGGCGACGGCCGCCCGCTGCTCGCGGGCCCGGCGGGTGCGCGGCCACGGCCGCCGCAGGTGACGGCCACGCTCGAACGGCTCGCGCTGCTGCGCGAGTCCGCGTACGCGGACGCGGCCGACGCGGTCGTCGACACCGTGGGCCGCAACCCCGCCGAGGTCGCCGACGTGGTGCTGCGCGTGTACCGCGCGACGGTCCCGTGA
- the aroB gene encoding 3-dehydroquinate synthase: MTASETVVGNGVLRDVARVLRGRRRVVVVTQPAVAALYGDTVAEALGGVGVACETVTIGDGEDEKSLTTVETLCRHFASSGLLRADAVVALGGGVVGDTAGFAAAVYHRGVDVVQVPTTLLAQVDSAVGGKTGVNLPEGKNLVGAFHLPVAVVADTATLSTLPEREFRSGLGEVAKYALMPQGAEVADILDARRDDVLARDPDVLGDLVRRCIAIKQAVVDADPQERTGVRATLNLGHTLAHALETAGGYDLRHGEAVAVGLAFIGELAYATERVDRDTAARFRDLPAALGLPVDVPDGDALTPAALLAVMRRDKKAKGGLTFVVPADRGRVLETVDDPPAAALEHALRAVGVRG, translated from the coding sequence GTGACCGCCTCCGAGACCGTCGTCGGCAACGGCGTCCTGCGCGACGTCGCGCGCGTGCTGCGCGGGCGGCGTCGTGTCGTCGTCGTGACGCAGCCGGCGGTCGCGGCGTTGTATGGGGACACCGTCGCCGAGGCCCTGGGCGGCGTGGGCGTCGCGTGCGAGACGGTCACGATCGGCGACGGCGAGGACGAGAAGTCGCTCACGACGGTCGAGACGCTGTGCCGCCACTTCGCGTCGTCGGGTCTGCTGCGCGCGGACGCGGTCGTCGCGCTCGGTGGCGGCGTGGTCGGCGACACGGCGGGGTTCGCCGCCGCGGTGTACCACCGTGGTGTCGACGTCGTGCAGGTGCCGACGACGTTGCTCGCGCAGGTGGACTCCGCGGTCGGCGGCAAGACGGGTGTGAACCTCCCCGAGGGGAAGAACCTCGTCGGCGCGTTCCACCTGCCGGTCGCCGTCGTCGCCGACACCGCGACGCTCTCGACGTTGCCCGAGCGGGAGTTCCGCTCGGGATTGGGAGAGGTGGCGAAGTACGCGCTCATGCCCCAGGGTGCCGAGGTCGCGGACATCCTCGACGCGCGGCGCGACGACGTCCTCGCGCGTGATCCCGACGTCCTCGGCGACCTCGTGCGCCGGTGCATCGCGATCAAGCAGGCGGTCGTCGACGCCGACCCGCAGGAGCGGACCGGTGTACGCGCGACGCTGAACCTCGGACACACGCTCGCGCACGCGCTCGAGACCGCCGGCGGCTACGACCTCCGCCACGGTGAGGCCGTCGCGGTCGGCCTCGCGTTCATCGGCGAGCTCGCGTACGCGACCGAGCGCGTCGATCGTGACACCGCGGCTCGCTTCCGCGACCTTCCCGCGGCGCTCGGCCTCCCCGTCGACGTCCCCGACGGTGACGCGCTCACGCCCGCCGCGCTGCTCGCGGTGATGCGCCGCGACAAGAAGGCGAAGGGTGGGTTGACGTTCGTCGTGCCCGCCGACCGCGGTCGCGTGCTCGAGACGGTCGACGACCCGCCGGCCGCCGCGCTGGAGCACGCGCTCCGCGCCGTCGGCGTGCGAGGCTGA
- a CDS encoding type II 3-dehydroquinate dehydratase yields the protein MPTILLLSGPNLNLFGEREPSVYGTDTLDDMVRDAREAAAARGYEVEHVQSNHEGDLVDAVHAARGRCDAIVVNAGALTHYSYALADALATFEGVKVELHVSNPAAREAWRAESVLSPFVTGVVAGFGRAGYRLAVDGALAKLGERA from the coding sequence ATGCCGACGATCTTGTTGCTCTCGGGCCCGAACCTGAACCTGTTCGGCGAGCGCGAGCCGTCCGTGTACGGGACCGACACGCTCGACGACATGGTGCGCGACGCCCGTGAGGCGGCCGCGGCGCGTGGGTACGAGGTCGAGCACGTGCAGTCGAACCACGAGGGCGACCTCGTCGACGCGGTGCACGCGGCGCGCGGCCGATGCGACGCGATCGTCGTCAACGCCGGCGCGCTCACGCACTATTCGTACGCGCTCGCGGACGCGCTCGCGACGTTCGAGGGCGTGAAGGTCGAGCTGCACGTCTCGAACCCGGCGGCGCGCGAGGCGTGGCGCGCGGAGTCGGTCCTCTCGCCCTTCGTGACGGGCGTCGTCGCGGGGTTCGGCCGCGCCGGGTACCGCCTCGCGGTCGACGGCGCGCTGGCGAAGCTGGGGGAGCGCGCGTGA
- a CDS encoding Xaa-Pro peptidase family protein, whose translation MDVAARTDRLRARFDDDGLDALLVTRLPNVRYLTGFTGSAGMVLVARDWSLLVTDGRYATQAEEQLAAAGARADVAIGASGLKQRDILRDAVRDGSRLGLEAHGVTWAQQRAFASEWFGHAELVPTEGMVEALRCVKEPAEVARIRAACAIADDALREVSALLAQEPSEREFALRLELAMRERGASGNSFDPIVASGPNGAKPHARPTDRRVQRGELVVIDFGCVVDGYCSDMTRTVSVGDPGPEARRVWDTVLASQRAGRDAVRAGVECAAVDRASRAVIDDAGWGDAFAHGTGHGVGLEIHEDPRVAATARGTLAEGHVVTVEPGVYLPGVGGVRIEDTVVVTASGAEPLTEFPKELVVSS comes from the coding sequence ATGGACGTCGCCGCTCGGACCGACCGGCTGCGGGCCCGCTTCGACGACGACGGTCTGGACGCGCTGCTCGTCACGCGGCTGCCGAACGTCCGTTACCTCACCGGGTTCACCGGCTCGGCCGGCATGGTCCTCGTCGCGCGCGACTGGTCGCTGCTCGTCACGGACGGCCGCTACGCCACCCAGGCCGAGGAGCAGCTCGCCGCGGCCGGCGCGCGTGCCGACGTCGCGATCGGTGCGAGCGGGCTGAAGCAGCGTGACATCCTGCGCGACGCGGTGCGCGACGGCAGCCGGCTCGGGCTCGAGGCGCACGGCGTGACGTGGGCGCAGCAGCGCGCGTTCGCGTCGGAGTGGTTCGGGCACGCCGAGCTGGTCCCCACGGAGGGCATGGTCGAGGCGCTGCGCTGCGTGAAGGAGCCGGCCGAGGTCGCGCGGATCCGTGCCGCGTGCGCGATCGCCGACGACGCGTTGCGCGAGGTCAGCGCGTTGCTCGCGCAGGAGCCGAGCGAGCGCGAGTTCGCGCTCCGGCTCGAGCTCGCGATGCGCGAGCGTGGCGCGAGCGGCAACAGCTTCGACCCGATCGTCGCGTCGGGCCCGAACGGCGCGAAGCCGCACGCGCGCCCGACGGACCGGCGGGTGCAGCGGGGCGAGCTCGTCGTCATCGACTTCGGTTGCGTCGTCGACGGCTACTGCTCCGACATGACGCGCACCGTCAGCGTCGGCGACCCCGGTCCCGAGGCGCGGCGCGTCTGGGACACCGTGCTCGCGAGCCAGCGCGCGGGACGCGACGCCGTGCGCGCGGGAGTCGAGTGCGCGGCCGTCGACCGCGCGAGCCGCGCCGTCATCGACGACGCCGGATGGGGCGACGCGTTCGCGCACGGCACCGGTCACGGCGTCGGCCTCGAGATCCACGAGGACCCGCGGGTGGCCGCGACGGCCCGTGGTACGTTGGCCGAAGGTCACGTCGTGACCGTGGAGCCCGGCGTCTACCTCCCCGGCGTCGGTGGCGTCCGCATCGAGGACACCGTCGTCGTCACGGCGTCCGGTGCCGAGCCCCTCACCGAATTCCCGAAGGAACTCGTCGTCTCGTCATGA
- the efp gene encoding elongation factor P gives MSVSTNDLRNGMALNLPEGLMTVVEFQHVKPGKGGAFVRTKLKNYRTGAVLERTFRADEKVPLAVIDKREMQYLYRDGADLVFMDGESYEQMNVPASELGSAVSFMKEGDTVILPMYQGQVVGVDLPAAVELTVTETEPGIQGDRVSGARKPATLETGLVVQVPLFVETGDTLKVDTRTGEYLTRA, from the coding sequence ATGAGTGTTTCCACCAACGACCTGCGCAACGGGATGGCCCTCAACCTGCCCGAGGGCCTGATGACGGTCGTCGAGTTCCAGCACGTGAAGCCGGGCAAGGGCGGCGCGTTCGTGCGCACGAAGCTGAAGAACTACCGCACCGGTGCCGTCCTCGAGCGCACGTTCCGCGCCGACGAGAAGGTCCCGCTCGCCGTCATCGACAAGCGCGAGATGCAGTACCTCTACCGCGATGGCGCCGACCTCGTGTTCATGGACGGCGAGAGCTACGAGCAGATGAACGTGCCCGCGTCCGAGCTCGGCAGCGCGGTCAGCTTCATGAAGGAGGGCGACACCGTCATCCTGCCGATGTACCAGGGGCAGGTCGTCGGCGTGGACCTCCCGGCCGCGGTCGAGCTGACGGTGACGGAGACCGAGCCGGGGATCCAGGGCGACCGCGTGTCGGGCGCGCGCAAGCCGGCGACGCTCGAGACCGGTCTCGTCGTGCAGGTCCCGCTGTTCGTCGAGACGGGCGACACGCTGAAGGTCGACACCCGCACCGGCGAGTACCTGACCCGAGCCTGA
- the nusB gene encoding transcription antitermination factor NusB, with product MATRREARERALGLCYEAEQRLVPAERLLAEQPVAPDPYASEVLAGVDDHREEIDAVLRKFSEHWALERMPAVDRAVLRIACYELMYRPDVPTAVVITEAVELAKQYSTKDSGRFVNGMLGRIADHVRDDDTPASEDTPAP from the coding sequence ATGGCGACGCGGCGCGAGGCGCGTGAGCGGGCACTCGGGCTCTGCTACGAAGCCGAGCAGCGGCTCGTGCCCGCGGAGCGTCTCCTCGCCGAGCAGCCGGTCGCGCCGGACCCCTACGCGAGCGAGGTGCTCGCGGGTGTCGACGACCATCGCGAGGAGATCGACGCCGTGCTTCGCAAGTTCTCGGAGCACTGGGCGCTCGAACGCATGCCCGCGGTCGACCGCGCCGTCCTTCGCATCGCGTGCTACGAGCTGATGTACCGGCCCGACGTGCCGACGGCCGTCGTCATCACGGAGGCGGTCGAGCTCGCGAAGCAGTACTCGACCAAGGATTCCGGGCGCTTCGTGAACGGGATGCTCGGTCGGATCGCCGACCACGTCCGCGACGACGACACCCCCGCGAGCGAGGACACACCCGCGCCGTGA
- the clpS gene encoding ATP-dependent Clp protease adapter ClpS produces the protein MLDEPIGDEDVLTDKPWIVIVWNDPVNLMSYVVYVFQKLFGYSRQKATKLMLDVHHKGKAIVSHGNREKAETDVARLHAHGLWATMERDTPA, from the coding sequence CTGCTCGACGAGCCGATCGGTGACGAGGACGTCCTCACCGACAAGCCGTGGATCGTCATCGTGTGGAACGACCCGGTGAACCTGATGTCGTACGTCGTGTACGTCTTCCAGAAGCTGTTCGGCTACTCGCGCCAGAAGGCGACGAAGCTCATGCTCGACGTGCACCACAAGGGCAAGGCGATCGTGTCGCACGGCAACCGCGAGAAGGCCGAGACGGACGTCGCCCGCCTGCACGCGCACGGTCTGTGGGCGACGATGGAACGCGACACACCCGCGTGA
- a CDS encoding DUF2017 family protein has protein sequence MIFSAFKRNRRGELVARLRPEEVELLRRLPDELQPVLDAPPEPDVAGEGDAIRQRLFPRAYLDPTEEQAEHDWQSAVHPELVRTKLEALSLLTTTLDRATTTRGRVEVVLSPEESEAWLGVLNDARLALGVALGVTEDLDYGKIRPDDPAAAGYSVYGWLTSLQGQLVDALAGG, from the coding sequence GTGATCTTCTCCGCGTTCAAGCGCAACCGTCGGGGTGAGCTCGTGGCGCGTCTGCGTCCCGAGGAGGTCGAGCTGCTGCGCCGCCTGCCCGACGAGCTCCAGCCCGTCCTCGACGCCCCACCCGAGCCCGACGTCGCGGGGGAGGGCGACGCGATCCGGCAACGACTGTTCCCGCGCGCGTACCTGGACCCGACCGAGGAGCAGGCCGAGCACGACTGGCAGAGCGCCGTCCATCCGGAGCTCGTGCGCACGAAGCTCGAAGCGCTCTCGTTGCTCACGACGACGCTCGATCGCGCGACGACGACGCGCGGTCGCGTCGAGGTCGTCCTGTCGCCCGAGGAGTCGGAGGCGTGGCTCGGCGTGCTGAACGACGCGCGACTCGCGCTCGGCGTCGCCCTCGGTGTCACCGAGGACCTCGACTACGGGAAGATCCGTCCGGACGACCCGGCGGCCGCCGGGTACAGCGTGTACGGCTGGCTCACCTCACTGCAGGGTCAGCTCGTCGACGCGCTCGCGGGCGGATAG
- a CDS encoding DUF2505 family protein: MRFEAEQTFPGASPRDVGALLVDPAFEASVELPDLSPPEVVARERDGNVALLKLRYEYTGQLDPIARRLLGNRKLSWVQELRLDVEAGRGELTFAAEADPSRLHGRADVTLTVDGDGGTRRLFAGELVVKAPVVGGMAERRIVPGLLRRLDVEADAVRAHLSRPVP, translated from the coding sequence ATGCGCTTCGAGGCCGAGCAGACGTTCCCGGGTGCGTCACCCCGCGACGTCGGCGCGCTCCTCGTCGATCCGGCGTTCGAGGCGAGCGTCGAGCTGCCCGACCTCTCGCCGCCGGAGGTCGTCGCGCGCGAACGCGACGGCAACGTCGCGCTGCTGAAGCTCCGGTACGAGTACACCGGGCAGCTCGATCCGATCGCTCGCCGGTTGCTCGGCAACCGGAAGCTCTCGTGGGTGCAGGAGCTGCGCCTCGACGTCGAGGCCGGTCGCGGTGAGCTGACGTTCGCCGCGGAGGCCGACCCGTCACGGCTGCACGGCCGCGCGGACGTCACGCTCACGGTCGACGGGGACGGCGGCACGCGCCGGCTCTTCGCGGGTGAGCTCGTCGTGAAGGCGCCCGTCGTCGGCGGCATGGCGGAGCGCAGGATCGTCCCCGGACTCCTCCGCCGCCTCGACGTCGAGGCCGACGCGGTCCGCGCGCACCTCTCCCGCCCCGTTCCGTGA
- a CDS encoding aldo/keto reductase, with protein sequence MDVPTVTLRSGAAMPLVGFGTWQLSGRGAYRATRAALDAGYRLIDTATMYGNEAEIGRALRDSRIARDEVFLTTKLPPENAGREQATIDASLAALGTDHVDLWLVHWPPRDRVLERTWERFLSIRDDGLATSVGVSNHSVAQVDRLTAATGETPALDQVPWDPSRFDARFLAAARERGMVVEGYSPFKHTNLRDARLVAIARAHGVTAAQVVLRWHVQHEVVAIPKSKTPERIAQNLDVFGFTLTDDEMHALDTLS encoded by the coding sequence ATGGACGTCCCCACCGTCACGTTGCGCAGCGGCGCCGCCATGCCGCTCGTCGGGTTCGGGACATGGCAGCTCAGCGGTCGCGGCGCGTACCGGGCGACGCGGGCTGCGCTCGACGCCGGCTACCGGCTGATCGACACCGCGACGATGTACGGCAACGAGGCGGAGATCGGACGCGCGCTGCGCGACAGCAGGATCGCGCGCGACGAGGTGTTCCTCACGACGAAGCTGCCGCCCGAGAACGCGGGTCGCGAGCAGGCGACGATCGACGCGAGCCTCGCCGCGCTCGGCACCGACCACGTCGACCTCTGGCTCGTGCACTGGCCACCGCGCGACCGCGTCCTCGAGCGGACGTGGGAGCGGTTCCTCTCGATCCGGGACGACGGGCTCGCGACGAGCGTCGGGGTGAGCAACCACAGCGTCGCTCAGGTCGACCGCCTCACGGCCGCGACCGGCGAGACGCCGGCGCTCGACCAGGTCCCGTGGGACCCGTCACGCTTCGACGCGCGCTTCCTCGCCGCGGCGCGGGAGCGCGGGATGGTCGTCGAGGGCTACTCGCCGTTCAAGCACACGAACCTGCGCGACGCGCGGCTCGTCGCGATCGCGCGTGCGCACGGGGTGACGGCTGCGCAGGTCGTGCTGCGGTGGCACGTGCAGCACGAGGTCGTCGCGATCCCGAAGTCGAAGACACCCGAACGCATCGCGCAGAACCTCGACGTGTTCGGCTTCACGCTGACCGACGACGAGATGCACGCGCTCGACACGCTTTCGTGA
- a CDS encoding copper-translocating P-type ATPase — protein MEHHGQHDGHHDHGSHADAFRRLFWWSLVLTVPIVVASPMVADWFGYPVDVPGAGWVGPILGSVVFLWCGRPFLAGARDELRARAPGMMLLIALAITVAYVASLASSIGWFSEDFWWELAALITIMLLGHWQEMKALGQASDALTALAALLPDTADVVDAHGDTRTVALDDLRPGTVVLVRSGARVPADGTVLDGEAEVDESMITGESRAVTKQPGARVVAGTVATDSALRVRVDAVGADTALAGIQRLVADAQTSHSRAQALADRAAALLFYVALAAAVVTFVAWSIGGDVGRAVGLTVGVLVISCPHALGLAIPLVVALASAIGARAGILVKDRLALERMRTVDTVLFDKTGTLTKGAPAVTDVAGIGTVDSATVLGLAAAVEADSEHPLARAVVEAARSQRGDDVPRAVGFRSLTGRGVEAAVDGTVYAVGGPALVRELGVDLPPELESAFDAWRARGTTVLTLVRDKTDIVGALALEDEIRPEAREAVDALRGRGVRVVMVTGDARNVAESVGARLGIDEVISEILPEDKDETVGALQARGLRVAMVGDGVNDAPALARADVGIAIGAGTDVAIESAGVVLATSDPRAVVSVARLSEAGYRKMVQNLVWAAGYNVVAIPLAAGALAWAGITLAPAVGAVLMSLSTIVVALNAQLLRRVAL, from the coding sequence ATGGAGCACCACGGCCAGCACGACGGGCACCACGACCACGGGTCGCACGCCGACGCGTTCCGGCGCCTGTTCTGGTGGAGCCTCGTGCTGACGGTGCCGATCGTTGTCGCGAGCCCGATGGTGGCGGACTGGTTCGGCTACCCGGTCGACGTGCCGGGAGCGGGTTGGGTCGGGCCCATCCTCGGCAGCGTCGTGTTCCTCTGGTGCGGCCGGCCGTTCCTGGCGGGCGCACGCGACGAGCTGCGCGCCCGCGCGCCCGGGATGATGCTGCTCATCGCGCTGGCGATCACGGTTGCATACGTCGCGTCGCTGGCGAGCTCGATCGGCTGGTTCAGCGAGGACTTCTGGTGGGAGCTCGCCGCGCTGATCACGATCATGCTGCTCGGCCACTGGCAGGAGATGAAGGCGCTGGGGCAGGCGTCGGACGCGCTCACCGCGCTCGCCGCGCTGCTGCCGGACACCGCGGACGTCGTCGACGCGCATGGTGACACGCGCACGGTCGCGCTCGACGACCTGCGGCCGGGCACGGTCGTGCTGGTGCGCTCCGGTGCACGCGTCCCCGCGGACGGGACGGTACTCGACGGCGAGGCCGAGGTCGACGAGTCGATGATCACCGGCGAGTCGCGGGCGGTGACGAAGCAGCCCGGCGCCCGTGTCGTCGCGGGGACGGTGGCCACGGACTCCGCGTTGCGCGTCCGCGTCGACGCCGTCGGCGCCGACACCGCGCTCGCCGGCATCCAACGGCTCGTCGCCGACGCGCAGACGTCGCACAGCCGCGCCCAGGCGCTCGCAGACCGCGCGGCAGCACTGCTCTTCTACGTCGCGCTCGCGGCCGCGGTCGTCACGTTCGTCGCGTGGAGCATCGGCGGTGACGTCGGCCGCGCGGTCGGGCTCACCGTCGGCGTCCTCGTCATCAGCTGCCCGCACGCGCTCGGCCTCGCGATCCCGCTCGTCGTCGCGCTCGCGTCCGCGATCGGTGCGCGCGCCGGGATCCTCGTGAAGGACCGGCTCGCGCTCGAACGCATGCGGACGGTCGACACGGTCCTGTTCGACAAGACGGGCACGCTGACGAAGGGCGCTCCCGCCGTCACCGACGTCGCGGGCATCGGGACCGTCGACAGCGCGACCGTCCTCGGGCTCGCCGCCGCGGTGGAGGCCGACTCCGAGCACCCGCTCGCGCGCGCGGTCGTCGAGGCAGCACGGAGTCAGCGTGGCGACGACGTGCCCCGGGCAGTCGGGTTCCGATCATTGACAGGACGCGGCGTGGAGGCCGCGGTCGACGGCACGGTCTACGCGGTCGGCGGTCCCGCGCTGGTGCGCGAGCTCGGCGTCGACCTCCCGCCCGAGCTCGAATCGGCGTTCGACGCGTGGCGTGCGCGCGGCACGACCGTTCTGACGCTCGTACGCGACAAGACGGACATCGTCGGCGCGCTCGCGCTCGAGGACGAGATCCGGCCGGAGGCGCGCGAGGCGGTCGACGCGCTGCGCGGGCGCGGGGTCCGCGTCGTGATGGTGACGGGCGACGCGCGCAACGTCGCCGAGTCGGTCGGGGCGCGGCTCGGCATCGACGAGGTGATTTCCGAAATCCTCCCCGAGGACAAGGACGAGACTGTCGGCGCGCTGCAGGCGCGTGGCCTGCGCGTCGCGATGGTCGGCGACGGCGTGAACGACGCGCCCGCGCTCGCGCGCGCGGACGTCGGCATCGCGATCGGCGCGGGTACCGACGTCGCGATCGAGTCCGCGGGCGTCGTGCTCGCGACGAGCGACCCGCGCGCGGTCGTGTCCGTCGCGCGCCTGTCGGAGGCCGGCTACCGCAAGATGGTGCAGAACCTCGTGTGGGCCGCGGGGTACAACGTCGTCGCGATCCCGCTCGCCGCGGGCGCGCTCGCGTGGGCCGGGATCACGCTCGCCCCCGCGGTCGGCGCCGTCCTCATGAGCCTCTCGACGATCGTCGTCGCCCTCAACGCGCAACTCCTCCGCCGCGTCGCGCTCTGA
- the pyrR gene encoding bifunctional pyr operon transcriptional regulator/uracil phosphoribosyltransferase PyrR — MPAPDAGPAPAHSRARSDTPAGAPFVLRIRVFDADDLRRAQIRIAHEIVERNHGADDVVLVGLYTRGPAIARRLAAAIEQFEGVSVPVGALDVAFYRDDIGLRPVQPLGPTEVPVDITGRVVVIVDDVLYTGRTARSALDALTELGRPRAVQLAVLVDRGHRELPIRADFVGKNLPTADVEDVRVHLAEVDGGADGIEIWGPEGTGAAR, encoded by the coding sequence ATGCCCGCGCCCGACGCCGGCCCCGCGCCCGCGCACAGCCGAGCCCGAAGCGACACGCCGGCCGGCGCTCCGTTCGTCCTCCGCATCCGGGTCTTCGACGCCGACGACCTGCGCCGGGCCCAGATCCGCATCGCGCACGAGATCGTCGAGCGCAACCACGGCGCCGACGACGTCGTGCTCGTCGGTCTCTACACGCGCGGGCCGGCGATCGCGCGGCGCCTCGCCGCCGCGATCGAGCAGTTCGAGGGCGTGTCCGTGCCCGTCGGGGCGCTCGACGTCGCGTTCTACCGCGACGACATCGGCCTGCGCCCCGTGCAGCCGCTTGGGCCGACCGAGGTCCCCGTCGACATCACCGGGCGCGTCGTGGTGATCGTCGACGACGTGCTCTACACGGGCCGCACGGCGCGCAGCGCGCTCGACGCCCTCACGGAGCTGGGTCGGCCGCGCGCCGTGCAGCTCGCCGTGCTCGTCGACCGCGGCCACCGCGAGCTGCCCATCCGGGCGGACTTCGTCGGCAAGAACCTCCCGACGGCAGACGTCGAGGACGTGCGCGTGCACCTCGCGGAGGTCGACGGCGGCGCCGACGGCATCGAGATCTGGGGACCCGAGGGCACGGGAGCGGCGCGGTGA